One Triticum dicoccoides isolate Atlit2015 ecotype Zavitan chromosome 4B, WEW_v2.0, whole genome shotgun sequence genomic window carries:
- the LOC119290852 gene encoding AT-hook motif nuclear-localized protein 22-like, translating into MGSMDGHPLQGNHGYAHVPAGSNNDEDDASPPPSAGGGSSGSGRRPRGRPPGSKNKPKPPVVVTRESPNAMRSHVLEIASGADIVEAIAAFSRRRQRGVSVLSGSGAVTNVTLRQPAGTGAAAVALRGRFEILSLSGAFLPAPAPPGATGLAVYLAGGQGQVVGGSVMGELLASGPVMVIAATFGNATYERLPLDQDAEEGAVLSGSEGAATQLEQQGSGGAAVPPPMYAVPQTPPGDMFGQWGQAAVARPPPTSF; encoded by the coding sequence ATGGGGAGCATGGACGGCCACCCGCTCCAGGGCAACCACGGCTACGCCCACGTCCCTGCCGGCAGCAACAACGACGAGGACGacgcgtcgccgccgccctcggccGGTGGGGGGTCCTCGGGTTCGGGGCGCCGGCCGCGCGGCAGGCCCCCGGGGTCCAAGAACAAGCCCAAGCCCCCCGTCGTGGTGACGCGGGAGAGCCCCAACGCGATGCGCTCCCACGTGTTGGAGATCGCCAGCGGGGCCGACATCGTCGAGGCCATCGCGGCCTTCTCCCGCCGCAGGCAGCGCGGCGTCTCAGTCCTCAGCGGGAGCGGCGCCGTCACCAACGTCACGCTGCGCCAGCCCGCAGGGACCGGGGCGGCCGCCGTCGCCCTAAGGGGGCGGTTCGAGATACTCTCCCTGTCTGGCGCCTTCCtcccggcgccggcgccgcccggggcgacggggctcgccgtgtACCTCGCGGGCGGGCAGGGGCAGGTGGTCGGGGGCAGCGTGATGGGGGAGCTGCTCGCGTCGGGCCCCGTCATGGTGATCGCGGCCACGTTCGGCAACGCCACGTACGAAAGGCTGCCGCTGGATCAAGACGCTGAGGAGGGCGCCGTGCTGTCCGGGTCGGAGGGCGCCGCCACGCAGCTGGAGCAGCAGGGCAGCGGAGGCGCCGCCGTGCCCCCACCGATGTACGCCGTGCCGCAGACGCCGCCCGGCGACATGTTCGGGCAGTGGGGACAGGCAGCCGTGGCGCGGCCTCCACCGACGTCATTCTAG